DNA from Synechococcus elongatus PCC 6301:
AGGTAGGACAGCGCCCGTTTGACATCCACCTGGGCGATCGCAATCAAGCTGGCGCAGATGGCAGTGACGACCCCGACGCTAATCAGCAGGGTTTCGGCAACAGGTACTGCTGCGATGATCGGCTGGATGCGAATCAGCACCCAAGCCCCAGAGACAACGACGATCGCGTTCCGCAGGATAGTCGAGGGCAAAGGCCCCTCCATGGCTTCATCGAGCCAGAGGTGGAAGGGGAATTGCGCACATTTACCCAAGGGGCCGGCAATCAACGCGATCGCGATCGCGGTTAGAGCCAGAGAAGGTTCCGCTGTCGAGGCCCATTCAGCCAGTTGGTCAAAGTTCCAAGTCCCTGCCAGCGGCAGCAGCCCCAAGACGCCAACCAGCAGGATCAAGTCTCCAATCCGCTTGGTCAAGAACGCATCGCGTGCGCCGGTCAGAACCAACGGCTGGTTGTACCAATAGCCAACGATCAGGTAGGTCCCCAGCGTCAACATCTCGAGGATGACGTAGCTGAAGAAGAGCGAGTCGCAGAGTACCAAACCGCTCAACCCCGCCTCGAACAGACTGAGGTAGCCAAAGAAGCGCGCCCAGCCCCAGTCCCGCTTTAGGTAGCCAATGGCATAGATCTGGGAGAACCAGGTCAGCCCGGTGATTACAGTCAAGGCAACTAGGGCCGCTGTCGTGCTGGACCAATCAAAGCTCAACTCGAAGCCCACGGTGTTGAGCCAGCGGAAGGAGCCTTGTGCGGGTTGCATTGCCCAGAGCGCCAACAGGGAATGCAGAAAGGCAACACCACTGGCAATAACGTTGACATAGCCAGACGGACGCGGCCCGGTCAGGCGAATCAGCCCAGGAGACCACAGCAAGGAAGCGATCGCGCCGAATAGGGAGTAGCCAGGAATCAGCCAGACGCTCTGGCTGGCAGCAGAAAGCATCACAACCTCCAAGGTGCGGAACTAGACCCCTCTGCAAAACCAGAGGTGAGGAGCAGTTGGTTTTAAGAAAATCTATGATTTCTGAAAATACTAGGGGATAAATCTATGGGTTGATCCCCCAAGACCCGCAGAAATTTTCAATCGACACCCCAAGCGAAACTTATCGATGCCAATTCACAGACTGAGCAAAATCCGTTCACTTGGGGGGACGTCTCGGAACCTTGGGCTGGATAACCAGCAACAACG
Protein-coding regions in this window:
- a CDS encoding NAD(P)H-quinone oxidoreductase subunit F yields the protein MLSAASQSVWLIPGYSLFGAIASLLWSPGLIRLTGPRPSGYVNVIASGVAFLHSLLALWAMQPAQGSFRWLNTVGFELSFDWSSTTAALVALTVITGLTWFSQIYAIGYLKRDWGWARFFGYLSLFEAGLSGLVLCDSLFFSYVILEMLTLGTYLIVGYWYNQPLVLTGARDAFLTKRIGDLILLVGVLGLLPLAGTWNFDQLAEWASTAEPSLALTAIAIALIAGPLGKCAQFPFHLWLDEAMEGPLPSTILRNAIVVVSGAWVLIRIQPIIAAVPVAETLLISVGVVTAICASLIAIAQVDVKRALSYLVSTWMGLVFIAVGAGQTIAAERLLLVYSLSMALLMMSVGTIVIRNISQDITQLGGLWSRRPLPALAFALGGLSLLAMPPFGGFWAWLGMAEGLWPVSPWLVIVLVFVLAAVGFGLARIFARVWGGPSKAMSVRSAEVLWLMVLPMLVLAGLTLHLPILLAQAGLLPQLNNLAIPLVWASLVGVATGTVVHYGPARNQPVQLPWQGLQNFFAQDFYTPILYRRTIVASVSFVATVLQFLDRTIVDGTATLMGLITLGSGQGLRYNVSGRTQGYALTMLLAIAVGSVFFLMPFLRQSFVLGLL